In Thunnus thynnus chromosome 4, fThuThy2.1, whole genome shotgun sequence, a genomic segment contains:
- the LOC137181262 gene encoding rho GTPase-activating protein 40 isoform X4, which translates to MSVEPWASPQDQAAAEHAHSTHTASSQDQEQHPDKLCLDSFWSEVETIRQGSGYADLDCSRRDSRQSEEGEQEEQWLADAGLSNLISEDSEDVDNAVLLSTLTRTQAEAVQRRLDSYTLSLRKRNKTAPRDVRDIFNSPISQTLLPESQHSEDLAQNSMASVAKTPLSAVTPEHQRGAPKEEFFITDVAYCEQAVIFLKQAKLPQNNSQRRKEDGTLPRVICPKCRLGVTRIQDLSHTDMKKVRQLALIDMTALCDLLELEVKRHKTGKRKIPESTLFGVPLAALLENDQKVRPNTMTPLFLQSLLTFLEKKGVDSEGILRVPGSQSRIKLLQQNLESNFYSGQVSWDEVSPNDAAALLKKFIRELPAPLLTAEYLNTFSAVRDITELKQKLHMLNLLILLLPEPNRSTLKALLEFLSKVVSREKRNRMNLWAVATIMAPNLFLHKAVPSRLTEGAEKGQAEKAADVMRLLIRYQDLLWTIPNFLMSQVRKLNENSNRRYQFYDRRIKNLLRKIHTDSREKPDKNTSEPCRTVKIHVGDLMSSTMEFQLNVNSRASDLLAQFHRQFIRSPDNGKGKMRRNGSVAFPECALYEVGGNIGEHCLDPDTHLLDLYNSNSGGEWVIKLKPNGGRGL; encoded by the exons ATGAGCGTGGAGCCCTGGGCCAGCCCGCAGGACCAGGCAGCCGCTGAACACGCACACAGCACGCACACAGCGTCCTCCCAGGATCAGGAGCAGCACCCCGACAAACTCTGCCTGGACTCGTTCTGGAGTGAGGTGGAGACCATCCGACAGGGGAGTGGCTACGCAGACCTCGACTGCAGTAGGAGAGATTCCAGACAGTCAGAAG AGGGTGAACAGGAGGAGCAGTGGCTGGCTGATGCTGGTTTGTCGAACCTCATCAGCGAGGACAGCGAGGATGTAGACAACGCGGTGCTGTTGTCTACTCTGACACGGACTCAGGCTGAGGCCGTCCAGCGTCGACTGGATTCCTACACGTTGTCCCTACGCAAGAGGAATAAAACGGCACCACGTGACGTTCGGGACATCTTCAACTCCCCCATCTCTCAG ACCCTTCTGCCTGAGTCTCAGCATAGTGAAGACCTTGCCCAAAACAGTATGGCATCGGTTGCCAAAACACCACTATCAG CTGTGACACCAGAGCATCAGCGAGGTGCTCCTAAAGAGGAATTCTTCATCACCGATGTGGCTTACTGTGAACAGGCTGTCATCTTCCTCAAACAGGCCAAACTGCCGCAGAACAACAGCCAACGCAGGAAAGAGGACGGCACCCTGCCA CGGGTGATCTGCCCCAAGTGCCGTCTAGGAGTGACTCGTATCCAAGATCTCTCCCACACTGACATGAAGAAGGTGCGTCAGCTGGCTCTCATCGACATGACGGCGCTGTGCGACCTCTTAGAGCTAGAGGTCAAAAGGCACAAAACCGGCAAGAGGAAAATCCCAG AGAGCACGCTCTTCGGGGTGCCGCTGGCTGCATTGCTGGAGAACGATCAGAAAGTGAGGCCCAACACCATGACTCCTCTCTTCCTGCAGTCG ttgttgacatttttggagaAGAAAGGAGTGGATTCAGAGGGGATCCTGCGGGTTCCAGGGTCTCAGTCCAGAATCAAG CTGTTACAGCAGAACTTAGAGTCCAACTTCTACTCAGGGCAGGTCAGCTGGGATGAGGTGAGTCCAAACGATGCTGCCGCACTGCTCAAGAAGTTCATCCGGGAGcttcctgctcctctgctcACCGCCGAGTACCTCAACACCTTCAGCGCCGTCAGAG ACATCACAGAGCTGAAACAGAAACTCCACATGTTGAACCTGCTCATCCTGCTACTGCCTGAGCCCAACAGGAGCACACTGAAG GCCCTCCTTGAGTTCCTCAGTAAGGTGGTTTCCAGAGAGAAGAGGAACAGGATGAACCTGTGGGCCGTAGCAACCATCATGGCTCCCAACCTCTTCCTCCACAAGGCCGTTCCCAGCAGACTGACTGAGGGAGCAGAGAAAGGACAGGCGGAGAAGGCAGCTGATGTTATGAGACTCCTCATACGCTACCAGGACCTGCTCTGGACG ATCCCTAATTTCCTCATGAGCCAGGTCCGTAAGCTGAACGAGAACAGTAACCGTCGTTACCAGTTCTACGATCGCCGCATCAAGAACCTGCTGAGGAAGATCCACACGGACAGCCGGGAAAAACCTGATAAAAACACCTCAGAG CCGTGCCGTACAGTGAAGATCCATGTCGGAGATCTGATGAGCAGCACCATGGAGTTCCAGCTCAACGTAAACTCCCGAGCCTCAGACCTGCTCGCCCAGTTTCACCGCCAATTCATCCGCAGCCCAGACAACGGAAAGGGCAAAATGCGAAG AAATGGCTCTGTAGCCTTCCCAGAATGTGCCCTGTACGAGGTGGGAGGGAATATCG gtgAGCACTGCCTGGATCCAGACACACACCTTCTGGATTTGTACAACAGCAACTCTGGAGGAGAGTGGGTCATCAAGCTGAAACCCAACGGTGGCAGAGGGCTGTGA
- the LOC137181262 gene encoding rho GTPase-activating protein 40 isoform X1: MCLCTEEITRKQLARGRQLLFPTARSSLGGQQQDAVGEKRLGGPAAALGPSHREGQGQVGLGLCCCCGLMGCWGLRDPSPTEMSVEPWASPQDQAAAEHAHSTHTASSQDQEQHPDKLCLDSFWSEVETIRQGSGYADLDCSRRDSRQSEEGEQEEQWLADAGLSNLISEDSEDVDNAVLLSTLTRTQAEAVQRRLDSYTLSLRKRNKTAPRDVRDIFNSPISQTLLPESQHSEDLAQNSMASVAKTPLSAVTPEHQRGAPKEEFFITDVAYCEQAVIFLKQAKLPQNNSQRRKEDGTLPRVICPKCRLGVTRIQDLSHTDMKKVRQLALIDMTALCDLLELEVKRHKTGKRKIPESTLFGVPLAALLENDQKVRPNTMTPLFLQSLLTFLEKKGVDSEGILRVPGSQSRIKLLQQNLESNFYSGQVSWDEVSPNDAAALLKKFIRELPAPLLTAEYLNTFSAVRDITELKQKLHMLNLLILLLPEPNRSTLKALLEFLSKVVSREKRNRMNLWAVATIMAPNLFLHKAVPSRLTEGAEKGQAEKAADVMRLLIRYQDLLWTIPNFLMSQVRKLNENSNRRYQFYDRRIKNLLRKIHTDSREKPDKNTSEPCRTVKIHVGDLMSSTMEFQLNVNSRASDLLAQFHRQFIRSPDNGKGKMRRNGSVAFPECALYEVGGNIGEHCLDPDTHLLDLYNSNSGGEWVIKLKPNGGRGL, from the exons atgtgtttgtgcactgaagAAATTACAAGGAAACAGCTTGCCAGGGGCAGGCAGCTGCTGTTTCCTACAGCTCGCAGCAGTTTGGGGGGACAACAGCAGGATGCCGTGGGGGAGAAGCGGCTCGGcggtcctgctgctgctctcggGCCGAGCCATCGGGAGGGCCAAGGCCAGGTAGGATTGGgcctttgctgctgctgtggactCATGGGCTGTTGGGGCTTGAG AGATCCCAGCCCCACCGAGATGAGCGTGGAGCCCTGGGCCAGCCCGCAGGACCAGGCAGCCGCTGAACACGCACACAGCACGCACACAGCGTCCTCCCAGGATCAGGAGCAGCACCCCGACAAACTCTGCCTGGACTCGTTCTGGAGTGAGGTGGAGACCATCCGACAGGGGAGTGGCTACGCAGACCTCGACTGCAGTAGGAGAGATTCCAGACAGTCAGAAG AGGGTGAACAGGAGGAGCAGTGGCTGGCTGATGCTGGTTTGTCGAACCTCATCAGCGAGGACAGCGAGGATGTAGACAACGCGGTGCTGTTGTCTACTCTGACACGGACTCAGGCTGAGGCCGTCCAGCGTCGACTGGATTCCTACACGTTGTCCCTACGCAAGAGGAATAAAACGGCACCACGTGACGTTCGGGACATCTTCAACTCCCCCATCTCTCAG ACCCTTCTGCCTGAGTCTCAGCATAGTGAAGACCTTGCCCAAAACAGTATGGCATCGGTTGCCAAAACACCACTATCAG CTGTGACACCAGAGCATCAGCGAGGTGCTCCTAAAGAGGAATTCTTCATCACCGATGTGGCTTACTGTGAACAGGCTGTCATCTTCCTCAAACAGGCCAAACTGCCGCAGAACAACAGCCAACGCAGGAAAGAGGACGGCACCCTGCCA CGGGTGATCTGCCCCAAGTGCCGTCTAGGAGTGACTCGTATCCAAGATCTCTCCCACACTGACATGAAGAAGGTGCGTCAGCTGGCTCTCATCGACATGACGGCGCTGTGCGACCTCTTAGAGCTAGAGGTCAAAAGGCACAAAACCGGCAAGAGGAAAATCCCAG AGAGCACGCTCTTCGGGGTGCCGCTGGCTGCATTGCTGGAGAACGATCAGAAAGTGAGGCCCAACACCATGACTCCTCTCTTCCTGCAGTCG ttgttgacatttttggagaAGAAAGGAGTGGATTCAGAGGGGATCCTGCGGGTTCCAGGGTCTCAGTCCAGAATCAAG CTGTTACAGCAGAACTTAGAGTCCAACTTCTACTCAGGGCAGGTCAGCTGGGATGAGGTGAGTCCAAACGATGCTGCCGCACTGCTCAAGAAGTTCATCCGGGAGcttcctgctcctctgctcACCGCCGAGTACCTCAACACCTTCAGCGCCGTCAGAG ACATCACAGAGCTGAAACAGAAACTCCACATGTTGAACCTGCTCATCCTGCTACTGCCTGAGCCCAACAGGAGCACACTGAAG GCCCTCCTTGAGTTCCTCAGTAAGGTGGTTTCCAGAGAGAAGAGGAACAGGATGAACCTGTGGGCCGTAGCAACCATCATGGCTCCCAACCTCTTCCTCCACAAGGCCGTTCCCAGCAGACTGACTGAGGGAGCAGAGAAAGGACAGGCGGAGAAGGCAGCTGATGTTATGAGACTCCTCATACGCTACCAGGACCTGCTCTGGACG ATCCCTAATTTCCTCATGAGCCAGGTCCGTAAGCTGAACGAGAACAGTAACCGTCGTTACCAGTTCTACGATCGCCGCATCAAGAACCTGCTGAGGAAGATCCACACGGACAGCCGGGAAAAACCTGATAAAAACACCTCAGAG CCGTGCCGTACAGTGAAGATCCATGTCGGAGATCTGATGAGCAGCACCATGGAGTTCCAGCTCAACGTAAACTCCCGAGCCTCAGACCTGCTCGCCCAGTTTCACCGCCAATTCATCCGCAGCCCAGACAACGGAAAGGGCAAAATGCGAAG AAATGGCTCTGTAGCCTTCCCAGAATGTGCCCTGTACGAGGTGGGAGGGAATATCG gtgAGCACTGCCTGGATCCAGACACACACCTTCTGGATTTGTACAACAGCAACTCTGGAGGAGAGTGGGTCATCAAGCTGAAACCCAACGGTGGCAGAGGGCTGTGA
- the LOC137181262 gene encoding rho GTPase-activating protein 40 isoform X3 encodes MPWGRSGSAVLLLLSGRAIGRAKARDPSPTEMSVEPWASPQDQAAAEHAHSTHTASSQDQEQHPDKLCLDSFWSEVETIRQGSGYADLDCSRRDSRQSEEGEQEEQWLADAGLSNLISEDSEDVDNAVLLSTLTRTQAEAVQRRLDSYTLSLRKRNKTAPRDVRDIFNSPISQTLLPESQHSEDLAQNSMASVAKTPLSAVTPEHQRGAPKEEFFITDVAYCEQAVIFLKQAKLPQNNSQRRKEDGTLPRVICPKCRLGVTRIQDLSHTDMKKVRQLALIDMTALCDLLELEVKRHKTGKRKIPESTLFGVPLAALLENDQKVRPNTMTPLFLQSLLTFLEKKGVDSEGILRVPGSQSRIKLLQQNLESNFYSGQVSWDEVSPNDAAALLKKFIRELPAPLLTAEYLNTFSAVRDITELKQKLHMLNLLILLLPEPNRSTLKALLEFLSKVVSREKRNRMNLWAVATIMAPNLFLHKAVPSRLTEGAEKGQAEKAADVMRLLIRYQDLLWTIPNFLMSQVRKLNENSNRRYQFYDRRIKNLLRKIHTDSREKPDKNTSEPCRTVKIHVGDLMSSTMEFQLNVNSRASDLLAQFHRQFIRSPDNGKGKMRRNGSVAFPECALYEVGGNIGEHCLDPDTHLLDLYNSNSGGEWVIKLKPNGGRGL; translated from the exons ATGCCGTGGGGGAGAAGCGGCTCGGcggtcctgctgctgctctcggGCCGAGCCATCGGGAGGGCCAAGGCCAG AGATCCCAGCCCCACCGAGATGAGCGTGGAGCCCTGGGCCAGCCCGCAGGACCAGGCAGCCGCTGAACACGCACACAGCACGCACACAGCGTCCTCCCAGGATCAGGAGCAGCACCCCGACAAACTCTGCCTGGACTCGTTCTGGAGTGAGGTGGAGACCATCCGACAGGGGAGTGGCTACGCAGACCTCGACTGCAGTAGGAGAGATTCCAGACAGTCAGAAG AGGGTGAACAGGAGGAGCAGTGGCTGGCTGATGCTGGTTTGTCGAACCTCATCAGCGAGGACAGCGAGGATGTAGACAACGCGGTGCTGTTGTCTACTCTGACACGGACTCAGGCTGAGGCCGTCCAGCGTCGACTGGATTCCTACACGTTGTCCCTACGCAAGAGGAATAAAACGGCACCACGTGACGTTCGGGACATCTTCAACTCCCCCATCTCTCAG ACCCTTCTGCCTGAGTCTCAGCATAGTGAAGACCTTGCCCAAAACAGTATGGCATCGGTTGCCAAAACACCACTATCAG CTGTGACACCAGAGCATCAGCGAGGTGCTCCTAAAGAGGAATTCTTCATCACCGATGTGGCTTACTGTGAACAGGCTGTCATCTTCCTCAAACAGGCCAAACTGCCGCAGAACAACAGCCAACGCAGGAAAGAGGACGGCACCCTGCCA CGGGTGATCTGCCCCAAGTGCCGTCTAGGAGTGACTCGTATCCAAGATCTCTCCCACACTGACATGAAGAAGGTGCGTCAGCTGGCTCTCATCGACATGACGGCGCTGTGCGACCTCTTAGAGCTAGAGGTCAAAAGGCACAAAACCGGCAAGAGGAAAATCCCAG AGAGCACGCTCTTCGGGGTGCCGCTGGCTGCATTGCTGGAGAACGATCAGAAAGTGAGGCCCAACACCATGACTCCTCTCTTCCTGCAGTCG ttgttgacatttttggagaAGAAAGGAGTGGATTCAGAGGGGATCCTGCGGGTTCCAGGGTCTCAGTCCAGAATCAAG CTGTTACAGCAGAACTTAGAGTCCAACTTCTACTCAGGGCAGGTCAGCTGGGATGAGGTGAGTCCAAACGATGCTGCCGCACTGCTCAAGAAGTTCATCCGGGAGcttcctgctcctctgctcACCGCCGAGTACCTCAACACCTTCAGCGCCGTCAGAG ACATCACAGAGCTGAAACAGAAACTCCACATGTTGAACCTGCTCATCCTGCTACTGCCTGAGCCCAACAGGAGCACACTGAAG GCCCTCCTTGAGTTCCTCAGTAAGGTGGTTTCCAGAGAGAAGAGGAACAGGATGAACCTGTGGGCCGTAGCAACCATCATGGCTCCCAACCTCTTCCTCCACAAGGCCGTTCCCAGCAGACTGACTGAGGGAGCAGAGAAAGGACAGGCGGAGAAGGCAGCTGATGTTATGAGACTCCTCATACGCTACCAGGACCTGCTCTGGACG ATCCCTAATTTCCTCATGAGCCAGGTCCGTAAGCTGAACGAGAACAGTAACCGTCGTTACCAGTTCTACGATCGCCGCATCAAGAACCTGCTGAGGAAGATCCACACGGACAGCCGGGAAAAACCTGATAAAAACACCTCAGAG CCGTGCCGTACAGTGAAGATCCATGTCGGAGATCTGATGAGCAGCACCATGGAGTTCCAGCTCAACGTAAACTCCCGAGCCTCAGACCTGCTCGCCCAGTTTCACCGCCAATTCATCCGCAGCCCAGACAACGGAAAGGGCAAAATGCGAAG AAATGGCTCTGTAGCCTTCCCAGAATGTGCCCTGTACGAGGTGGGAGGGAATATCG gtgAGCACTGCCTGGATCCAGACACACACCTTCTGGATTTGTACAACAGCAACTCTGGAGGAGAGTGGGTCATCAAGCTGAAACCCAACGGTGGCAGAGGGCTGTGA
- the LOC137181262 gene encoding rho GTPase-activating protein 40 isoform X2 gives MGGREEVVVSRLGTNMQFPRTRLNRFRLRPAQSPARNRHLKPPSHKKKARDPSPTEMSVEPWASPQDQAAAEHAHSTHTASSQDQEQHPDKLCLDSFWSEVETIRQGSGYADLDCSRRDSRQSEEGEQEEQWLADAGLSNLISEDSEDVDNAVLLSTLTRTQAEAVQRRLDSYTLSLRKRNKTAPRDVRDIFNSPISQTLLPESQHSEDLAQNSMASVAKTPLSAVTPEHQRGAPKEEFFITDVAYCEQAVIFLKQAKLPQNNSQRRKEDGTLPRVICPKCRLGVTRIQDLSHTDMKKVRQLALIDMTALCDLLELEVKRHKTGKRKIPESTLFGVPLAALLENDQKVRPNTMTPLFLQSLLTFLEKKGVDSEGILRVPGSQSRIKLLQQNLESNFYSGQVSWDEVSPNDAAALLKKFIRELPAPLLTAEYLNTFSAVRDITELKQKLHMLNLLILLLPEPNRSTLKALLEFLSKVVSREKRNRMNLWAVATIMAPNLFLHKAVPSRLTEGAEKGQAEKAADVMRLLIRYQDLLWTIPNFLMSQVRKLNENSNRRYQFYDRRIKNLLRKIHTDSREKPDKNTSEPCRTVKIHVGDLMSSTMEFQLNVNSRASDLLAQFHRQFIRSPDNGKGKMRRNGSVAFPECALYEVGGNIGEHCLDPDTHLLDLYNSNSGGEWVIKLKPNGGRGL, from the exons atgggaggcagagaggaggtaGTGGTGAGCAGGCTCGGGACCAACATGCAGTTTCCCCGCACCAGGTTGAACCGTTTCAGGCTCCGGCCAGCGCAAAGCCCGGCAAGGAACAGGCACCTGAAGCCACCCTCCCACAAGAAAAAAGCCAG AGATCCCAGCCCCACCGAGATGAGCGTGGAGCCCTGGGCCAGCCCGCAGGACCAGGCAGCCGCTGAACACGCACACAGCACGCACACAGCGTCCTCCCAGGATCAGGAGCAGCACCCCGACAAACTCTGCCTGGACTCGTTCTGGAGTGAGGTGGAGACCATCCGACAGGGGAGTGGCTACGCAGACCTCGACTGCAGTAGGAGAGATTCCAGACAGTCAGAAG AGGGTGAACAGGAGGAGCAGTGGCTGGCTGATGCTGGTTTGTCGAACCTCATCAGCGAGGACAGCGAGGATGTAGACAACGCGGTGCTGTTGTCTACTCTGACACGGACTCAGGCTGAGGCCGTCCAGCGTCGACTGGATTCCTACACGTTGTCCCTACGCAAGAGGAATAAAACGGCACCACGTGACGTTCGGGACATCTTCAACTCCCCCATCTCTCAG ACCCTTCTGCCTGAGTCTCAGCATAGTGAAGACCTTGCCCAAAACAGTATGGCATCGGTTGCCAAAACACCACTATCAG CTGTGACACCAGAGCATCAGCGAGGTGCTCCTAAAGAGGAATTCTTCATCACCGATGTGGCTTACTGTGAACAGGCTGTCATCTTCCTCAAACAGGCCAAACTGCCGCAGAACAACAGCCAACGCAGGAAAGAGGACGGCACCCTGCCA CGGGTGATCTGCCCCAAGTGCCGTCTAGGAGTGACTCGTATCCAAGATCTCTCCCACACTGACATGAAGAAGGTGCGTCAGCTGGCTCTCATCGACATGACGGCGCTGTGCGACCTCTTAGAGCTAGAGGTCAAAAGGCACAAAACCGGCAAGAGGAAAATCCCAG AGAGCACGCTCTTCGGGGTGCCGCTGGCTGCATTGCTGGAGAACGATCAGAAAGTGAGGCCCAACACCATGACTCCTCTCTTCCTGCAGTCG ttgttgacatttttggagaAGAAAGGAGTGGATTCAGAGGGGATCCTGCGGGTTCCAGGGTCTCAGTCCAGAATCAAG CTGTTACAGCAGAACTTAGAGTCCAACTTCTACTCAGGGCAGGTCAGCTGGGATGAGGTGAGTCCAAACGATGCTGCCGCACTGCTCAAGAAGTTCATCCGGGAGcttcctgctcctctgctcACCGCCGAGTACCTCAACACCTTCAGCGCCGTCAGAG ACATCACAGAGCTGAAACAGAAACTCCACATGTTGAACCTGCTCATCCTGCTACTGCCTGAGCCCAACAGGAGCACACTGAAG GCCCTCCTTGAGTTCCTCAGTAAGGTGGTTTCCAGAGAGAAGAGGAACAGGATGAACCTGTGGGCCGTAGCAACCATCATGGCTCCCAACCTCTTCCTCCACAAGGCCGTTCCCAGCAGACTGACTGAGGGAGCAGAGAAAGGACAGGCGGAGAAGGCAGCTGATGTTATGAGACTCCTCATACGCTACCAGGACCTGCTCTGGACG ATCCCTAATTTCCTCATGAGCCAGGTCCGTAAGCTGAACGAGAACAGTAACCGTCGTTACCAGTTCTACGATCGCCGCATCAAGAACCTGCTGAGGAAGATCCACACGGACAGCCGGGAAAAACCTGATAAAAACACCTCAGAG CCGTGCCGTACAGTGAAGATCCATGTCGGAGATCTGATGAGCAGCACCATGGAGTTCCAGCTCAACGTAAACTCCCGAGCCTCAGACCTGCTCGCCCAGTTTCACCGCCAATTCATCCGCAGCCCAGACAACGGAAAGGGCAAAATGCGAAG AAATGGCTCTGTAGCCTTCCCAGAATGTGCCCTGTACGAGGTGGGAGGGAATATCG gtgAGCACTGCCTGGATCCAGACACACACCTTCTGGATTTGTACAACAGCAACTCTGGAGGAGAGTGGGTCATCAAGCTGAAACCCAACGGTGGCAGAGGGCTGTGA